The genomic stretch TTCATAACTTTCAACTAATTAGTAGGATGCTgtaaaaaacaaagacatttttaagaATGACTAAGAAAGCTGTTCTATGTATAGAATGTAAAAAGTAGCTACCTCATGTCCATTTCCAGACCTGAAAAAGACTGgaaattcagaaaatattttGGAAGACGTCTGGATGTTTTATTGTCAAAGTATTCTAGGTTTGCCAGGCAAAAGTTTGTAGCATCAACTTTTTCACAATGAAAAGTGGCATACAATTGCAAAGTCCAGGTGTAAAGACTCATCCCAAAACTGAATAgtataataaatgcaaaaaggtatttcttttttttttttgtaaatgactttttattGGCGGCACGGTGttgtggtgggtagcactgtcgcctcacagcaaggagggcctaggttcgattctccggccgggtgaccagggtcctctctgtgtggaggttgcatgttctccccgtgtctacgtgggtttcctctgggttctccggtttcctcccacagtccaaagacatgcagtcaggccaattggacatgctaaattgcccctaggtgtgagtgtgtgagtgactgtctgtgtctgtctgtctgccctgcgatggactggcgacctgtccagggtgtatccagccttccgcccgaagactgctgggataggctccagcacccccccgcgaccctgacggagaagcggcttagaaaatggatggatggatggatggatggatggactttttATTGGGAAATTCTGTTCAAGACAAAGGAAATACAGCGACATTCAAACATTCATATATCTTAAATAGTgatcacacaaaacaaaatagataaatagacaactaaaacaaatacaaatcttATCAAGAATTAGACTTCCAtgagatcacattttttccacaaagtAACATTAAAGTCACTGATTTGTCCCTAAACTTAGTTCcccttttaataatttattattatttatttaacaatttctttgttatttatttattttgaggtaaaaactaTTTACATAAAGATGGGGAAGCTTACTCTTTAgtaaaaagaggagagaaggacgGGAGGTCATGAGTTCTACAAAAAGTCTGGTCGCTGGGGTCTTATATATTCTAGCCATCTAGACCAGATCCGATAAAATTTGTCTGCTTGAATTCTTAGAGAATAGGTGAGTTTCTCCATAATAAAAATTTCATAAAAGACATCGTACCACTCTTGAATTTGGGGAGGTTCAGAGGACAACCATTTTTGAGTGATTGCCTTTTTACTTGCGGCTAACAAGGCACTCAGTAGTTTTTTATCACTTTGACACATATCCAAAGAAAGATTTCCCAAATAGAGAAAAGTAAAGTCAAAAGGTATGTTTATTAGTTGGAATATCTTACAGACAGCCTGATGGATATCCCTCCAATATCCAGTCAGCGCAGTACATTCCCAAAAAATATGGAAATGGTTTGCGCCATTCGAGCCACACATTCTCCAGCAGCTAGACCCTGAGCCCTGATGCCGTTTCTGCACAGGGGTAATAAAAAATCTAAGAATATTTTTCCAACAAAATTCTTTCCATAGTAGAGAACTTGTTGTTGCCCActgatatttacatatttccccCCAATCATCCTCAGATAGTGACACATTCCCctctttttcccatttttctttaatatataatgttttattgtcTTTGAGAATGTTAATCTCTTTAGAAAGCCTCGAAATGAGTTTAGGACATGAGCCTGTTTTAGTAGTGGCCCCAATAAATTTAAGAATTCCTGTCTCATGGGCTTGTGGGTTTACATGTCTAGACAGTTCGTTAAAATAGGATCGTACTTGAAAATATCTATAAAGATCCTTCTGTTCCAATCCGTATATTTCTTTTAGAGATTCAAATGATTGAAATACCCCCTTTTGTAAAAAGGTCAAATATGTTGTTAGACCCCTCTTGGCCCaccttttaaaagtattttcttctttgttaGGGGAGAAGTCACTATCATAGGCACACCATCTCAACAATTTTACAGAATCATGTATCCCACTCAATGTAATTATCTTTTCCCAAATCTTCATAGTTAGGTTAATCCATGGATTCTCCATGTCCAAAAGGTGTTTGCAAAAAGGTATTTCAACAAAGTAATGGCACACAAATGCAACCAGGTTAGTGTacgtttattcatttttgattAGTTTTCCCAacaagtgtttatttgtttttctctcaaaaTTTGAGGTTCCTTTAAAGATGTGAAAACATTTGACCTGATTTCTCTTTATCCTTTTTAGtcacaaaaaaatctgcaaatttaatttacatttgtaGACTTTTTGTATCCACtatgcactctttaaaaaggacattcttcaatggttctttgatAAAGACAGTGGATATCTAGAACCATGACTACTCAAAGAAGCATCTGCAACTCAGAAAGTGGTTCTTGTGTGCCATTCTTATTATTCTACATTTGCCTCCGCAACATTATGATTGTCAGTTATTATACCCATGATTGCATCTattatcattcattcattcagttatttactcatttatttctgtatttattgttgtttgttgttgttgttgttattatttttgtatgtaatcTCCATGATGGAGAATCTTTTGTATATACTTCTTTAAAGAATCTTTAAAATTCTTAAAAATAGTTCTGTAAAGCACAAAAATGAGCTCCACCATCCAGAGAGCTTTTTCTGGCACTATAGTCTTATGTAAATGTTTGCGCACCCCTGGTCACATGACATCTCTTTTTAAAAGTAAGTTACACAttttctacagaaaacacatttttgcacattttaatacacaatgaCAGTTTATTCACTGAATGTAACaaattggagaaaaaaaatatggcacattttatattttgtattttttatttgttgaacaaataaatagaaattgtgcactaaaattggaTTTTATAAAGAACCCAGCAATCTTGCATTTTGATAGGCTAATCCTTGAGTTCTTTGTGGAGTCTTTTTAATTACAACAAATTTAACATTTGCTGTTTAGCATTAGAAATTCACCACTTAAGGACAGTCCTTCATGCAGGGTGGCGGTTTCTGCTGTGCTTCTTATGTTGTAATCAAACTGTAAAGGCTCTCAATTGAAATGCATCTAATTCAGGCATCTTGTGTCTCCGTTTCAGGCGCATGTTTCCCAGCTGCAAAGTCACAGTGACTGGGCTAAACCCTAAAGTCAAGTACGTGGTGATGATGGACATGGTGCCGTTTGATAATAACAAGTACAAGGTACCTCCCCTCCCTCCCACTCAGAATgcacatatatgtacacatttacTATgaacatgtttacttttttatatgcATTTCTATATACATTTCTGTGCACTATTtgcccaaaagtatccagacacaaGCAATTTCCCTTGATttttgaaagtaaagaacacacacatacatacatacacccacacacacacacacacacacacacacacacacacacacacacacacacatatatatatatatatatatatatatatatatatatatatatatatatatatatatatagttatttattttcttctgagGAAAGAAACATTAGTActtcacatttcacatcaataaTGCTtttgtgactgaatgcaatcaaatcctcacagcaatgttccagcatctagtgtaaagccttcccagaagagtagaagctgtttaTGCAGCAAACAGGGGGCAAACTccttattaatacccttgatttcagaataGATGTTAGAGGAGCGggtgtctgcaaacttttggccatgaagTGTATGTATGCCTGTGAAGAGACTATCAAATTtgtgttctgttctgctttCTGGTCTGACCACTTGCAACCCTCATTACTGTAGTGGAACAGGGACCACTGGGAGCTGAGCGGTAAATCTGAACCTCACCTGTCCAGCCGCTTCTTCATCCACCCTGACTCCCCGGCTCTGGGCGAGAGGTGGATGCAGTACCCTATCTCCTTCCACAAGCTCAAACTCACCAACAACACACTCAACTCCAACGGCCTGGTGTGTGCAATCATGTTATCAGTGTTAAAAACTGCTCGGCCAAAATGATACTGTGCAGGATTTTCCCCTCAACCCAAATGTAATTGATCAGCCAAGCCAGGGTGTCTGAAGTTTCCCtctgtagttttgcactggagctacaaagctaatttAGCTAAGAAGTAATAAGAGAACTACTGGTCAGCATCAAGCTAACTGCatggctaaatcatcacatacttgcCTCAAACAATGTCcagttgttaaataatctcaaaaagaCTCTCAAAAACTAATTtcctgtttcattataaagggAGGAAAATTAGCCCTTTGACGAGCCTGTTGgtgacatataaataaaaataatgcatgcatGGCCATGCATGGCGAGATACTTAAgccatggccacaacttagtaagacgTGGGAATAAGATCTTGCCTTTTTAAGCTGTGTCATAGCTTAATTATCCCATTGCCATGTgcctaagttgtggccatgcttTAAAATCTTCTTCCCATGCCttaataagttgtggccatgcattatttttatttatatgggatatTACCAGCTCTATaggatttagtgcaacacagtgtgccaaatactgaataaaaattgTGTTTACAGTTTGTGATAGtatctttttaaatgtacttccAACTAtgtaaataactgaaaaaataaatgtgatatttttcgagtaccgcgaccctgatggggaagtggcttagaaaatggatggatggatggatttttcgAGTATTGTGAAATGTATTGAAGTGTCTCAATATtagatttttgccatattgtccaCCTCTAGTGACCTCTAATCTCTATATGAGATTACTTAGAATCTCCACACAGTTTATGATGATTTATGCAACCTAGTAAAATATAAgcatccattacttgttagctacattaggctTGTTTCTCCAGGGCAAAACAAAAGAGGAAAATTTCAggcaccaaacatatcttggctacATATGACATCTTGTGAGACTGTATTGCATGTGCTGTCATTTTGAAAAGTTCAAACTTAAACCACTGAAAAGTTAAGTGGTTTCAAAAGGGCAGTAGTGTTGTAACTTTGGGAGATGAGCCAAAATCTGCATTCTTATACCTGCCTACCttatatgatttattttcttctgcCCTCCTTGACAAACAGGTGATCCTACATTCCATGCACAAGTATCAGCCTCGTCTACACATAGTCCAGGCTCCTGACCCTTGCAGAGCCCAGCCCGGAGCCTACCTGCGATTCACCTTCCCAGAAGCAGCTTTCATAGCAGTCACGGCCTACCAGAACCACGAGGTGAGCACATGCATTTTATAGGCAAGATAATCATTTAGTACGATGTTTATTTCTTTAGGAATTGCTTGTACAGCAGGGATACTACGCTTTATAGGCCCCATAGTAAGATATAGTCATGATACTTAAGCAATGTCACAATTCTGTTgtgatttttaaagatttttgatatacaatatatattgcACAAGGTATATTAACCATCTACTGCCAGTTCTGGATGAGGTGAgctctcatttttaaaaatgttttccaaCTTTTTGATTTTCATGCAATTATAAATGGGCCCagacatttgatttgatgatgcATGGTTGGCACAActcttatttctgtttttggttCTTCAATTTTTATTTAGCCAACTTTCTCTCAGCAATGCCACCACTGACAAAAGCCTTGATCCgaccagaaagaaaacaacTACTTAGTGCCATCTTGTGGACTAAGAGAACAACATTAAAGTCAACCTCAAATCAAAATGGACCTTTTTGCCTTGTTAGTTCATCATGTTAAACACAATCATATCATACTGTTAGGTCTAATGACTTTTGCCCCCTCAACAACATCTTTGGAGTTGTGATTATGTCATTGTGCTCCAGCAGGCAGGTAAAAATATGAACCATTAATATCCAACTATTATATAATATCCAGTGTTTAACCTTCCACTCTCAGCACCTATCTGAGCCAAAACACATATCCAGTACTGAGTTAAGCAAAGTTTGATCCATTTCCTGATCATTAACTGAGAAGTTAATGTTCGAGTAATTAAAATCACTTAACAAAGCCAGACTCAGGTCATTCAGGTCCGGAGCTGGATACCCGTGATTTAAGCTAGGGTTTCAACTGACTTGGATTTTAGACTTAACCCTCTAAACTAtgagagcaattaaaaaaatattctgttcacttttcttgcataaaatggaTCTGATTTTTAAATTTCAAAGTAATGTAAAGAAAATGTGCACAGGGTCATTTTTGGGTATGGTCACTGTgtgacaatgggaagaaatCATATAGAGCTGTGAGGTGGTGAgatctggcttgtgactggTTAAAACCATTCCATACATATCTGtcaaacatttttctgcaaactttgataataaaaaatgtatatatatatatatatatatatatatatatatatatatatatatatatatatatatagtattggCATGTTCAAAGTCTTCCCTTTATTCTTAATACGGTCATTGTGTTTAAATATGGATAACGTTATGATAAAGTAAGGAAAAttggtttgttgccctgaggcaacattgtacAATAAGGGGttaaatccttttgctttgagtgatcCTGTCCCTACATTatgtctattttatttaaacaaatgataaaatatttgtcTCTTACAAAACAACTCTAGTGAAACTTTACCTAATGTTTTAGTAGTGAATGTTTCGGTGGTGACAGTTGTAACTAATTTTTAGCGCAACTTAAAAATGCCAAAATCataacattttcattaaaaagaaataaaaaattaccTGCATAAAATATGGATTTcattagtatatatatatatatatatatatatatatatatatatatatactttgtttattttttaatacttttttccaCACTAATTCAATACAGTGGTCTAAATATGTTTGGTGGGGGCTTCTGATCTTGAGAGCCATTTGCAGTGATTGCTGGTCAGGGCTTTAAAGTGAGATGCAAGATGCTAGTGGACTGCCCTCTAGGGGATAATGTGAGATAACACACATTAAATTGACATGTAGCTTTCAGTAAGAAGAATTTGATCATTCAGTCTTtacaaaatgaacagaaaacatcTGATAGATTTACTTTTGGCATTGGTAAGTAGTTACATTCATAGTTAAAGCTGTCAGATCTATCAGAGCAACTATGATGTTGATTACAGCAAAGAGCCTTTCTTGAGGCCTACTCAGCCCGTGCCAGCAGACCCATTTCCTCCAGCCTTTGTTGTGATTGTTCACATTCATTAGTGAGAAGGTGATGGCAGATGTGATCGCTGACGGGGTTTCCTCTGTCTTTCCTGCTGCAGATCACAAAGCTGAAGATTGACAATAACCCCTTCGCCAAAGGCTTTCGTGACAATGGACTAAACAGGAAAAGGTGACAGACGTATGAGGTTATTTATTAGAAGATGGTTGAAAATAGAAAATCAGAcacttcaaaatgtatttttaatcctCATTAGGTTCAGAGACAAGGATGTCCAGGGTAAACAAGGATCTGGACAGCAACAGAGCAAGACACAAAGCCATCAAGGTAGCGGTTTCATTTATAAATGCCTTTGTATTTACATATCCATAATATAAAAGCCTAAAGATGCATTCAGTCAGATTCATCAATTCTTTTTGTGGCGGTTGCTTAATATGTGCTTAATTGTATCTATCACCAATATATTTGCTCAGAAATCCACATTACAAGTACTGTTTCTGACCACCGAGCCGTTCTTGGCTAGAGATTTTTGGCTGGTGAACCACactcaacctagcagtgacactgatgcgTGTATGAACTTGGTCACATAACTAGAGGGCTGGGGGTTGGGGGAGTCACTGCACTAGGATCGAGTGCCTGCTACAACCTTCATTAAACCCCTCATACAGATACTGACACAACTGTACACTCACGACTCACAGGCAGATCCAATTTCTTATAAACAACAGTTGTATGCAGAAGTTTAGGCGCCCCTAGTTAAATACACATGTActgttgatttttctaagtgaaaggaAGTGaacacttcctctacagagaacacacttctgccgagttctttgctgtttatttgcttaatttaacacgcagaaaaaataaaaaatgatgtttaaataaaatccgCAAAACATGTAACTTGACTGAGGGAGTGTgcagacttttgcacacaactgtaacTCACCTGTAATGCATCTCATTCAAGGTAATCGTTTTTCAAATAtatgtcatttacatttacagcatttagcagacgctcttatccagagcgactttacATATATAACTGTAAAGTCTTAAATTGAAAGTAGTCTTGCTTAAACATTAAGGTTAAAGTTAGTTAAAGTTTTTATTGCTCATTAAAAGTGATGTGTGTATGATGGACTCATAAGATAAACCACTGCACATAAACCACAGCAACACCACTGTGATCCGCCACCAAAATAACATATGGTCAGCAGCGGGCCTGGGGTCAGAAAATGACCATTGATGAATAAGGCAAAGGGTTGTCCAACTTGATTACACTATGTAATTGTACGCCTATATAGTGGACCTGTAGGGCAGGTGGAGCTCACAATGTGGTCAGTGTTGAAGTACATGGGAGGTTTCTAAGAAGGTGGATGGCAAATGAGTTGTAATGCCATTCAGCAGGGGGCAGTACTGATGCAAGTTTtcatgtatgcaaaagtttgggcatccctggtggtggtgtttatttttttgtgtgaaagTAATTTAGTATATGCTCCACAtagaacacattttaacacatttaatcttaaaataactattttctgaatttaatatattgggggaaaaaaccaAATTGTGGGAGGTGTGTTTTATATcttatgttcatgttttccaaaatgctaaactcagcaaataaatagaaattgtacactAAAATTGGCAGAAAAATACCATTTTTAGTGTGTCTCCTGTGAAGgatgtgtaaacttattttGACATAGAATATCAACGAAGCGTAATTTGACATGGGGTGTTCAAGCTTTTGCTTTTGACTGAGCACAGCTTATTCTGTGTGAGAATGATGTTTTGGATAGGTACAAATCTGTAACATTGCAGTAATTTTATCAAATTTGCTACCACCTCAACTTGAATTCAATCATTTTGTGCCCCCTCAGCAGGGCCTTCCGACAGTGATGAGGAAGCAGATGAAACGGTCTCCAGCTCAGTGGAATCCCACGTGTTACACTCACCTGACATGAAAGCTCCACCCACGGCCACCTCCAACCCTTTCATATCAGCCTTTATGAATGGAGGTGCTGGACAGCAGGtctggacccagagcccaacaTCCCATCAACCTCAGCACACGCTCAACAGCAATaacagagactccagcaggtgaGATGGCCAtcagaaatgatcatttaaagtGCACTCTAAATTACAGAATGCAATACTGTCGTATGCACTCaaactgttttgttgattttctaaaaagagaacttaacacgtcctctacaggaaTCAAATGGCTAGAAAATTGCCTGCacaattttgatttatttgctgagttttaaCATGTAGTACAAAAAACTagcaaaaaacaacattaattgTGCCATTTCTGGGCTCAAGCTCTCCTGAAATGGATTGAGGCAGAGTGGAAATATGGTCTGACTAGTTAATCTTCCAGATTTGTTAATGAAAAAAGAAGGACCGTctagattgttaccagtgtaaagttcaaaatctagggtctgtcatggtatattaatgcccatggcatgagtaacttgcacatccGTGAAGGCACCATTAGCACAGAAtgataaatgtacattttgcaaCATGCTGCTTtttagatgacgtctttttcagacaCATGTTTATTTCAACCTGACAACAGcaggccacattctgcatgtgttataaTAGCAATTATCAGTGTAAGAGATAGAATGACCTACATgtagtccagatctgtctcctaCTGAAAATGTATGCTGCATTATGAAGTACGAAATACGACAGTCCCACATGGTTACGCAGCTGAAGATTTGTATAACAGAAAAATGGCACAAAGAaattctgctttcaaaactgggTTAGTTGCAGCTTCAGTCCCCAAACAATtgttaagtgctgttaaaaggaaagatgatatgacatagtggtaaacatgttcataaggtaaaacatgcaattatatgcaaatgcaaatagtgaataaaatacagGCATTTTATCATAGTACCCCAGAGTTGCCTACACATGTTCTTACAATAAACGTAGCAAGAAATGTCAGTGTGAGTTATCAAATCTAAGCATTGATGCTGACAATTTTGacaattatctgccagtaccaatatgtatctgtttaaatTGTATAAGCTACTGCTTTTCATTGGCTAGTCTTGAAGGTTATATGGTTTCTACATCGTCTTTTACACTCTTATCCAGGCCTGATGCAGCCAGACTCTCCAGTCTCCAGTACATTTGTGCCTCTTTACCAGCAGCTCATATCACCCAATCCCAGTCACCCATCACAGAACTGAATTTGCCTGGACTTCCAGGCCAGGGTGGCCGTACACTGGTGGCGCCCCAACAGCAGCAGGACATTCAAGGAATCCACAGCCCAGCGGCCCACCAGGCTTACCCCATCCAGGCCAAACTCCACCAGCCCCatctacagttacagcctcaccctcaccctcagCCTGACATGGACCAATCCCTCCCTCTACCCCCCAAGCTGAGCAGAGTGAATCTGCCTGAAAATGCCCTAAGGAGCCTGGAAATGGGCTCGGTCTTGGACCACCTCAACCCATGGCCACTGTCTAACATCCTGAACCGGATCCATGCACGGGCTGAGGCCTCTGGAAACGCAGGCAAGGCTGTGCAAGGTCAGCCCCAACATGAACAACTGCCCTTGGTGTTGGAGAGGGACACAAGACCTCCATTTTTCCCAGCTGCCCAGGACTGTGGTACAACACCATATGCCAATCAATGCAGCGGACCATCAGAGTGGTAAGGTTTCCACGGGGACACGAGTGAGAGACAGTTCCGCCGACCCCTGGATCAGTGCCGGTTTTGCAGCTGGAGTATCCAAGggcaagttttttttgttttgttttttttatgtagtcGGTAAGTTACAAGGACTGAGAGAAAGTTTGGTCCTGTGTGCCGTATGAGCTGTGAATACAATATGGATGTAATTTTCTTGAAATgtcaatatttgtgttttttttatccattttttatTCTTAGGACATATTTTATGCTCTGGCTATATATCAATCAAGTCAGTTGAAACTTCTCA from Pygocentrus nattereri isolate fPygNat1 chromosome 23, fPygNat1.pri, whole genome shotgun sequence encodes the following:
- the tbx16l gene encoding T-box transcription factor TBX6L, translating into MYVHEERPMLDYSYPLNPLTNNYGFYPQEWKDSICRTQARDSGMISHGEAELTSLPVHVALEGRELWDKFSNIGTEMLITKTGRRMFPSCKVTVTGLNPKVKYVVMMDMVPFDNNKYKWNRDHWELSGKSEPHLSSRFFIHPDSPALGERWMQYPISFHKLKLTNNTLNSNGLVILHSMHKYQPRLHIVQAPDPCRAQPGAYLRFTFPEAAFIAVTAYQNHEITKLKIDNNPFAKGFRDNGLNRKRFRDKDVQGKQGSGQQQSKTQSHQGPSDSDEEADETVSSSVESHVLHSPDMKAPPTATSNPFISAFMNGGAGQQVWTQSPTSHQPQHTLNSNNRDSSRPDAARLSSLQYICASLPAAHITQSQSPITELNLPGLPGQGGRTLVAPQQQQDIQGIHSPAAHQAYPIQAKLHQPHLQLQPHPHPQPDMDQSLPLPPKLSRVNLPENALRSLEMGSVLDHLNPWPLSNILNRIHARAEASGNAGKAVQGQPQHEQLPLVLERDTRPPFFPAAQDCGTTPYANQCSGPSEW